Proteins found in one Bremerella volcania genomic segment:
- a CDS encoding sodium:solute symporter family protein has protein sequence MEIESSLRWLLAVTMVLYLVGMYVIGVIAQRKVHNAEDFLVAGRKLPLSFAWMTLLATWFGAGTMLTAADEVRSDGLTRAALDPFGAGFCLLIAGLFVAGPMWRMQLLTVPDFFRRKFGSSAEMISSLILIPSYFGWIAAQFTALAEVLLLFFGIPLIWGILIVAIVGTGYTLMGGMWSVTLTDAVQISLVLVGLLVLGGVVLFELGQGNMLVGLTRVREETDPEMWTIIPADSAASLAGWIGVFAIGALGNLPGQDLMQRVFAANSERTAKWACLVAGVLYLLFGAIPLLLALAGNILFPEDMETKILPALAHAFLHPVVAVIFLVALLSAILSTIDSAILSPASVMAQNVFPRLGWADTLRSNRIAILMVAVCSLLLSYAGESAYALLEEAYLLTMVGLFVPLIVGLYTSPCNSTAAIVSMLVGTGIWAVHFALGWETFLPLTRPLAAMQLPISLSATACALVAYFCVQWPWRTRFQSAGSEAREEGATTDEHG, from the coding sequence ATGGAAATTGAGTCGTCGCTTAGGTGGCTGCTGGCCGTTACGATGGTTCTTTATCTGGTGGGCATGTACGTGATTGGCGTGATTGCCCAAAGGAAGGTGCATAATGCCGAAGACTTCCTCGTGGCCGGCCGTAAGCTGCCGCTGTCGTTTGCCTGGATGACGCTGCTGGCAACGTGGTTCGGGGCAGGCACCATGCTGACGGCGGCCGACGAAGTACGAAGCGACGGCCTCACGCGCGCCGCGCTCGATCCCTTTGGGGCCGGCTTTTGTCTTTTGATCGCCGGGCTGTTCGTTGCTGGCCCGATGTGGCGAATGCAATTGCTCACGGTGCCCGACTTCTTTCGCCGCAAGTTTGGCTCTTCGGCGGAAATGATCTCGTCGCTGATCCTCATTCCGAGCTACTTCGGTTGGATTGCCGCGCAGTTTACGGCCTTGGCGGAAGTACTGCTGTTGTTCTTTGGCATCCCACTAATCTGGGGCATTTTGATCGTGGCGATCGTGGGCACCGGCTACACGTTGATGGGGGGCATGTGGTCGGTGACGCTTACCGATGCGGTACAGATCTCGCTCGTGCTGGTGGGCTTGCTGGTGCTGGGAGGCGTCGTCCTGTTCGAGCTGGGCCAAGGCAATATGCTCGTAGGGCTCACCCGCGTTCGTGAAGAGACCGATCCTGAAATGTGGACCATCATTCCCGCAGATAGCGCGGCCAGCCTGGCTGGTTGGATCGGCGTGTTCGCGATCGGTGCGCTGGGAAACTTGCCGGGGCAGGACTTGATGCAGCGGGTATTCGCCGCCAACTCCGAGCGCACGGCGAAGTGGGCCTGCCTGGTCGCTGGCGTTTTGTATCTCCTCTTCGGAGCGATCCCGCTTCTCTTGGCACTGGCCGGCAACATCTTGTTTCCTGAGGATATGGAGACGAAGATCCTGCCGGCACTCGCTCACGCGTTTCTGCATCCGGTGGTGGCGGTGATCTTTCTCGTCGCGCTGCTTTCGGCGATTCTCTCTACGATCGATAGCGCCATCCTTTCGCCAGCGAGCGTGATGGCGCAGAACGTCTTTCCACGGCTGGGTTGGGCCGACACGCTCAGGAGCAATCGCATCGCGATCCTCATGGTGGCCGTATGCAGCCTGCTGCTTTCGTATGCCGGCGAGAGTGCCTACGCATTGTTGGAAGAAGCCTATCTGCTGACGATGGTCGGGCTGTTCGTCCCGCTGATCGTGGGCCTGTACACTTCGCCATGTAATAGCACGGCAGCCATAGTCAGCATGCTGGTGGGCACCGGCATCTGGGCGGTGCACTTCGCCTTGGGGTGGGAAACGTTTTTGCCGTTGACTCGACCGCTTGCAGCCATGCAGTTGCCGATCTCGTTGAGTGCGACGGCCTGTGCGCTGGTCGCCTACTTCTGCGTGCAGTGGCCGTGGCGAACGCGTTTTCAATCCGCCGGCTCTGAGGCGCGAGAAGAGGGAGCAACCACGGATGAACACGGATAA
- a CDS encoding HEAT repeat domain-containing protein, with product MFSSPLRRALKRGLKPGGDLVEELRGLDDYVISSKRDAEAICEALSTLPGDRSYSTKHFSTPLHELTGLFQDVDGRQCPAFEQLYEEGLPELIRIFDAMVDDASNEEVDDLLYVLKILAMYGSFEGAQKVVEAARMSLKPEAFMWHVILSTFSEEHPQREFVLQALSDPLPTGFVAIGLLDSANGAAINGAFDQHPFDSSAGTRMLRQWLEDPDPEKFSYAHSATAALPFISNPPRDELLALAMDHPDPGVQMEAGWAAGELGRESGLEVLARFCLDVNHSDTAQRYLEELERADLIPSEAQEESFQAKAEFSSWLSHPNELGQAPDSLEIVDHRQLNWPPEGKRRPMWLIRYVLRDDTGLEEDDIDCGLVGSVTWCFFLYKMNQRPPEDVYAIHCYWEMEHAELIDEQEVTDPNEYAGMLAQWTGDPLESPTITQVAEISPKLNIPARFVALATARLAGAEGWVVLDGARSTWFPQAEQPSDVHESVILKIHVGRQLLGFNDQPDRKSFLVEETPSRSPEEYLAAYEKLLDDAVDAGCPHQKKLLGNHSLLASHFERYIDLLVETKKVDRHEAIIQAYQRLLTAAQHASETVQEEAFDSFGILGVSFDAYVDALKSQNHEAEIAATIEVFEPHWQHNLGYGRLGSAAYLAGQYDVAEPFFLNIRDGMDSYYRSETMSMLAEIWHQRGETKAASDLLIDCLKQNRTDFQESEYLSDRQMFAESYQGHRATYLRLFSDGEEELAKEGLPDELG from the coding sequence GTGTTCAGTAGTCCTTTGCGACGCGCCCTCAAACGAGGCCTCAAACCAGGCGGAGATTTGGTGGAAGAGCTCCGCGGCCTCGATGACTATGTGATTAGTTCCAAAAGGGACGCCGAGGCCATCTGCGAGGCGCTCAGCACGCTGCCGGGCGATCGCTCCTACAGCACCAAGCACTTTTCTACCCCGCTGCACGAACTGACTGGGCTGTTTCAGGACGTTGACGGACGGCAGTGCCCCGCCTTCGAGCAGCTTTATGAAGAAGGCCTGCCAGAGTTGATCCGCATCTTCGACGCGATGGTCGATGACGCCAGCAACGAGGAGGTCGACGACCTGCTGTACGTTCTGAAAATCCTGGCCATGTACGGCTCCTTCGAGGGTGCCCAGAAGGTGGTCGAGGCGGCGCGGATGTCGCTCAAGCCGGAAGCCTTCATGTGGCATGTCATCCTGTCGACGTTTTCCGAAGAACACCCGCAGCGCGAGTTTGTGTTGCAGGCCCTCAGCGACCCGCTGCCAACCGGATTTGTGGCGATCGGCCTGCTGGATAGTGCTAACGGCGCCGCTATCAATGGTGCATTCGACCAGCATCCGTTTGATTCGTCGGCCGGTACGCGGATGCTCAGGCAGTGGTTGGAGGATCCCGATCCCGAAAAGTTTAGCTACGCCCACAGTGCGACGGCCGCACTGCCGTTTATCAGCAATCCGCCCCGCGACGAGCTATTGGCGTTGGCCATGGATCACCCCGACCCTGGCGTGCAGATGGAGGCTGGCTGGGCTGCCGGAGAACTGGGGCGCGAAAGCGGGTTGGAAGTACTAGCCAGGTTCTGCCTGGACGTTAACCACAGCGACACCGCCCAGCGCTACCTGGAAGAACTCGAGCGCGCCGACTTGATTCCGAGCGAAGCCCAGGAGGAATCGTTTCAGGCCAAAGCGGAGTTCTCAAGTTGGTTATCGCATCCGAACGAACTCGGTCAGGCCCCTGATTCACTCGAGATCGTCGATCACCGGCAACTCAACTGGCCGCCTGAGGGGAAACGCCGGCCGATGTGGTTGATTCGTTACGTCTTGCGCGATGATACCGGTCTCGAAGAAGACGACATCGACTGTGGTCTGGTCGGCAGCGTGACATGGTGTTTCTTCTTGTACAAGATGAATCAACGGCCGCCGGAGGACGTCTACGCGATCCACTGCTATTGGGAAATGGAACACGCCGAACTGATTGACGAACAGGAAGTGACCGATCCGAACGAGTACGCCGGGATGCTCGCCCAGTGGACCGGTGATCCGCTTGAGTCCCCGACCATCACGCAGGTCGCCGAGATCTCACCGAAGCTCAACATCCCTGCCCGGTTTGTCGCGTTGGCAACAGCTAGGCTGGCCGGCGCGGAAGGATGGGTGGTGCTCGATGGCGCGCGCAGTACCTGGTTCCCGCAGGCCGAGCAGCCAAGCGATGTTCACGAAAGTGTGATCTTGAAGATCCACGTCGGCCGGCAATTATTGGGCTTCAACGATCAGCCTGATCGAAAGAGCTTCCTGGTGGAAGAGACGCCGAGTCGATCGCCGGAGGAGTACCTGGCCGCCTACGAGAAGTTGCTCGACGACGCGGTCGATGCTGGCTGCCCCCATCAAAAGAAGCTGCTCGGCAACCACAGCCTGCTCGCCAGCCATTTCGAGCGCTACATCGATTTGTTGGTCGAAACCAAAAAGGTCGATCGCCACGAGGCCATTATCCAAGCGTACCAGCGCCTGCTTACCGCTGCCCAGCACGCCAGCGAAACGGTGCAAGAGGAAGCGTTCGATTCGTTCGGCATTCTGGGGGTAAGTTTCGACGCGTACGTCGATGCCTTGAAATCGCAGAACCACGAAGCGGAGATCGCGGCTACGATCGAGGTCTTCGAACCCCACTGGCAGCACAACCTTGGTTACGGAAGACTTGGCAGTGCCGCCTACCTGGCCGGCCAATATGATGTCGCCGAACCGTTCTTCCTGAACATTCGCGACGGCATGGATAGTTACTACCGCAGCGAAACGATGAGCATGCTGGCCGAAATCTGGCACCAGCGCGGCGAAACGAAAGCCGCCAGCGACCTGCTGATCGATTGCCTGAAGCAAAACCGCACCGACTTCCAGGAAAGCGAGTATCTTTCCGACCGACAGATGTTCGCCGAAAGCTACCAGGGACACCGCGCGACTTATCTGCGTCTGTTTTCTGATGGAGAAGAGGAACTGGCGAAGGAAGGTCTGCCGGACGAACTGGGGTAA
- a CDS encoding WD40 repeat domain-containing protein has product MDSFIRFACGQCGKKLKAPIQSAGVSTKCPKCGTPCKVPDAAEIPPSPEPQAPPPVPPPADPINSESPSSNLPLWIGGGVVAAVLALATVVLVAMNMGSGEGENPPGQQISNLAGTDTPANPQALNQSSSDSPSAQQSNITRPPRYGGSYALTAGGLPMQPIPLEAGQAPPKNLIGVLGDGRFRHGNVVRKVVASPDGTQVLTVAGNPETLHMWDAKSGHIQYILPGIRSGNRFRSAAFSPDGTKLATYGDYQDISDSAVRVHDSSTGELLAERSGLGRIGSGIKSVSFSPDGNFVLVDEKHLFDTATLKDSTLTTTYLPERSSSRSTTPFYHVQFSPDGKTAFLKIGSDKVVWVEVGSGSEILRFEDRSCRLSIDGNFLSVEKGDELHIFDSNGKLHGKTERRSNQTVIDDAWIYNEETGLVAGVELINYETGAKQYIIEPRRVGTLHSLHLQRFNQLLLFPSAELDQMSVYDLRNRKLIASFPSTMVWRDPVVSADHQWFGHFLAKEGIVNLDNAENSGGGYQLSINHGTETRVPVFALDISTNANAAFAAIGTELVKWDLSSGSKLIREDDFIREPGALSIAPNLRYLACAMETYDKTNGTFVVWDLADATSRNIAIDRTEKVSGIAFSPDGQNFFASEQDASRLIEVAGERERYQATRSGNRMSYFSMNGTHIFTPDRTLDATNGDVIHDLDQPRLKSLWAYSPEHEVAVLSGEVGCCVIYDPKTNRVLSAFKAHYGPMGFLTGPDQLAIWNRKEGAVELISLVDSRNGLVVKGAEINDNTMTPLIAYGDHFRPGNNSGSGFSGQSPQEILERQKKMKFPEAQSQKVMLQGMDEGYTGSAPHFIGGNRVAVGSGNSLKVWNARTGEVLLETQIGSDITAMASSMDGRYIAVSTPVGQILIFDVDAN; this is encoded by the coding sequence ATGGATTCCTTCATTCGCTTTGCCTGTGGTCAATGCGGTAAGAAGCTAAAAGCTCCTATCCAATCGGCCGGTGTTTCGACCAAATGCCCCAAGTGCGGAACTCCCTGCAAGGTGCCTGACGCAGCAGAAATTCCGCCGAGCCCGGAGCCTCAGGCTCCGCCTCCGGTGCCTCCGCCAGCGGATCCGATCAACAGCGAATCGCCTTCTTCCAATCTGCCGTTGTGGATTGGCGGAGGTGTCGTCGCTGCTGTGTTGGCGCTCGCGACAGTTGTTCTCGTAGCCATGAACATGGGATCAGGCGAAGGGGAAAATCCGCCGGGCCAGCAGATTTCCAACTTGGCGGGTACCGATACCCCAGCAAATCCTCAAGCCCTCAATCAGAGTTCGAGCGATTCACCATCGGCGCAGCAATCGAATATAACGCGGCCGCCGCGTTATGGTGGAAGCTACGCGCTGACGGCCGGCGGCTTGCCGATGCAACCAATCCCATTGGAAGCGGGACAGGCTCCACCCAAGAATCTTATTGGTGTTCTCGGCGATGGCAGGTTTCGCCATGGGAACGTCGTGCGGAAGGTCGTGGCAAGTCCCGATGGAACGCAGGTGCTCACAGTAGCTGGCAATCCCGAGACCTTACACATGTGGGACGCGAAGTCTGGTCATATTCAATATATTCTGCCGGGAATCAGGTCAGGCAATCGTTTCCGCTCCGCCGCGTTCTCGCCTGATGGCACGAAGTTGGCAACTTATGGTGACTATCAAGACATCTCCGATTCGGCGGTGCGAGTTCACGACTCGTCTACCGGAGAATTGCTCGCCGAAAGATCCGGCTTAGGGCGAATCGGAAGTGGTATCAAATCGGTCTCATTCTCGCCTGACGGCAACTTTGTCCTGGTCGATGAAAAACATCTATTTGACACTGCGACATTGAAAGACAGTACACTCACAACGACGTACCTACCTGAACGCTCTTCTTCAAGATCCACGACTCCATTTTATCACGTCCAGTTTTCGCCCGATGGCAAGACGGCCTTTCTCAAGATCGGCAGCGACAAAGTGGTGTGGGTTGAAGTCGGTAGCGGCAGCGAGATTCTTCGTTTTGAAGACAGAAGCTGCAGGCTTTCGATCGACGGTAACTTCCTCAGCGTTGAAAAGGGTGACGAGCTTCACATTTTTGACTCAAACGGAAAACTACACGGCAAGACCGAGCGCCGTTCGAACCAAACCGTCATCGACGATGCCTGGATCTATAACGAGGAAACCGGTTTAGTTGCCGGCGTGGAACTCATCAACTACGAAACCGGGGCAAAGCAGTACATCATTGAGCCTCGGCGCGTTGGCACTCTCCACTCACTGCATCTTCAACGCTTCAACCAACTTTTGCTATTCCCCAGCGCTGAACTCGATCAGATGAGTGTATACGATTTGCGAAATCGCAAGCTGATCGCCTCCTTCCCGAGCACGATGGTTTGGCGGGATCCGGTTGTATCCGCCGACCATCAATGGTTTGGCCACTTTCTGGCTAAGGAAGGAATCGTCAACTTAGACAACGCGGAAAACAGTGGCGGAGGCTATCAGCTATCGATCAATCACGGGACCGAGACTCGGGTCCCTGTTTTTGCATTGGATATCAGCACTAACGCGAATGCCGCATTCGCAGCCATCGGAACGGAACTGGTCAAGTGGGATCTCTCCTCGGGTTCAAAACTGATTCGCGAGGATGACTTCATTCGAGAGCCAGGCGCATTGTCGATTGCACCCAACCTGAGGTATCTCGCCTGTGCCATGGAAACTTATGATAAGACGAACGGAACGTTCGTCGTTTGGGACTTGGCAGATGCTACCTCACGCAACATTGCCATCGACCGGACCGAGAAGGTTTCGGGAATCGCGTTCTCGCCAGACGGACAGAACTTTTTTGCCTCTGAGCAAGATGCAAGTCGCTTGATCGAAGTGGCCGGCGAGCGCGAACGGTATCAGGCGACCAGGTCTGGTAACCGCATGTCGTACTTCTCGATGAATGGAACGCATATTTTCACGCCTGATCGGACTTTGGATGCTACCAATGGCGATGTGATTCATGATTTGGATCAGCCACGTCTGAAGTCTCTCTGGGCGTATTCTCCCGAACATGAGGTTGCCGTCCTGTCGGGCGAAGTCGGGTGTTGCGTCATCTATGACCCTAAAACGAACCGTGTCCTTTCGGCGTTTAAAGCCCACTACGGTCCGATGGGCTTCTTAACGGGTCCTGATCAACTCGCGATCTGGAATCGAAAGGAGGGCGCGGTCGAACTGATTTCACTCGTCGATTCGCGAAATGGCCTTGTCGTTAAAGGTGCCGAAATCAATGACAATACGATGACCCCACTGATCGCTTACGGTGATCATTTCCGTCCAGGCAATAATAGCGGCAGCGGATTTTCTGGCCAAAGCCCTCAGGAAATTCTTGAGCGTCAAAAGAAGATGAAATTCCCCGAAGCGCAGTCGCAGAAGGTCATGCTCCAGGGGATGGATGAAGGCTATACCGGGTCGGCACCTCACTTCATCGGCGGCAACCGAGTCGCCGTCGGAAGTGGCAATTCGCTTAAAGTATGGAATGCCCGAACGGGAGAAGTCCTACTCGAAACGCAAATCGGTTCCGATATTACGGCCATGGCCAGTTCCATGGACGGGCGTTATATCGCGGTCTCAACGCCAGTAGGCCAAATACTCATCTTCGACGTCGATGCCAACTAA
- a CDS encoding TVP38/TMEM64 family protein: MDTVSNQLDAEAREQLPSPRQIDSNPWLKTWALRAAWIAGVALLAFIAIWQCSDCFSLDYLASQEGELRAFQSNHPYLLYGIVFVLYTIGFAIGLPLAALMTIVVGWFFDFIPALILSSVGSSLGASLTFMTSRYFFRERMEQWLGSTMEKFQTQLEDSAAFYLFISRLIPQIPFVLVNLVMGLSPISLRTFFWVSQLSMLPVLIIFVWIGGALPSLHTIADEGISSVLSWQLMLGIAAMGIVPLLIRLGLNYYKTRDESDSEHSGQRAWCD; the protein is encoded by the coding sequence ATGGATACGGTCTCCAACCAACTCGACGCAGAAGCACGCGAACAACTACCATCGCCGCGACAAATTGATTCCAATCCGTGGCTCAAGACCTGGGCGCTACGCGCGGCTTGGATCGCTGGCGTCGCGCTGCTGGCATTCATTGCCATCTGGCAATGTTCCGATTGTTTTTCGCTCGATTATCTGGCCAGCCAGGAAGGGGAACTACGGGCGTTTCAGTCGAATCACCCTTACCTGCTGTATGGTATCGTGTTCGTGCTGTACACGATCGGTTTCGCCATCGGTCTACCACTGGCCGCGTTAATGACGATTGTCGTGGGCTGGTTCTTCGACTTCATCCCTGCGCTGATTTTGTCCAGCGTGGGTTCGAGTCTGGGGGCCTCGCTGACTTTCATGACCAGCCGCTATTTCTTCCGCGAGCGTATGGAACAATGGCTGGGAAGCACGATGGAAAAGTTTCAAACGCAGTTGGAAGACAGTGCCGCGTTCTATCTCTTCATTTCGCGATTGATACCACAAATCCCCTTTGTCCTGGTGAACCTGGTGATGGGGCTCTCGCCGATCAGCCTGCGGACGTTCTTCTGGGTTAGCCAACTCAGCATGCTCCCCGTACTGATCATCTTCGTCTGGATTGGTGGTGCCCTGCCGAGCCTACACACGATCGCGGACGAAGGGATCTCTTCGGTCCTCTCATGGCAACTGATGCTGGGCATCGCCGCGATGGGGATCGTACCGCTTTTGATTCGCCTGGGATTGAATTATTACAAAACGCGTGACGAGTCTGATTCGGAACATTCCGGCCAGAGGGCCTGGTGTGACTAG
- the pyrF gene encoding orotidine-5'-phosphate decarboxylase, giving the protein MANFSDRLRDGIVRTAAPVVVGLDPRFESLPQNLLGEHRGTHDPKVRAGLYLVFCRDVIDAVCEHVPAVKPQSAFFEELGPAGMIVLAEVIQYAREKGLLVILDAKRNDIGSTATAYAKGMLGASSPWQADCLTISPYLGDDSLTPFVETATANDAGLFCLVKTSNPGGKMLQDLVVDGQPIYRHVGAYVESLAKQTIGACGLGAVGAVVGATYPDQLTELREAMPSTWFLVPGYGSQGGGAKDVAGGFNDVGLGAIVNNSRGIIFAYSREPFASKYEPTQWQRAVEDATLEMIADLQAETSAGKLKG; this is encoded by the coding sequence ATGGCCAATTTCTCGGATCGTCTTCGCGATGGGATCGTTCGCACGGCAGCCCCAGTGGTGGTAGGCTTGGACCCTCGCTTTGAATCGTTGCCGCAGAACCTGTTGGGCGAACATCGCGGCACGCACGATCCGAAGGTCAGAGCTGGTCTGTACCTGGTCTTCTGTCGCGATGTGATCGACGCCGTGTGCGAGCACGTCCCGGCCGTCAAACCGCAGTCCGCCTTCTTCGAAGAGCTGGGCCCGGCCGGCATGATCGTACTGGCCGAAGTGATTCAGTACGCCCGCGAGAAAGGCCTGCTGGTCATTCTCGATGCCAAGCGAAACGACATCGGCTCGACCGCGACGGCCTACGCGAAGGGGATGCTCGGCGCCAGCAGCCCGTGGCAAGCCGACTGCTTGACGATCAGCCCTTACCTGGGTGACGACAGCCTGACTCCGTTTGTCGAAACCGCCACGGCGAATGATGCCGGCCTCTTCTGCCTGGTGAAAACCTCCAACCCCGGCGGCAAGATGCTGCAAGACCTGGTCGTCGACGGCCAGCCGATCTATCGCCACGTCGGCGCGTATGTCGAATCGCTGGCCAAGCAAACGATCGGCGCGTGCGGCCTGGGCGCCGTGGGCGCGGTCGTCGGAGCTACCTATCCCGATCAGCTAACCGAACTGCGTGAAGCGATGCCCAGCACCTGGTTCCTGGTCCCCGGTTACGGCAGTCAGGGGGGCGGAGCGAAAGACGTCGCCGGCGGGTTCAATGACGTAGGCCTCGGGGCGATCGTGAACAACAGCCGCGGCATCATCTTCGCCTACTCGCGCGAACCGTTCGCCTCGAAGTACGAGCCAACCCAATGGCAACGAGCCGTGGAGGACGCCACGCTCGAGATGATCGCCGACCTCCAGGCCGAGACTTCGGCTGGGAAGCTGAAAGGGTAG